Proteins encoded in a region of the Orcinus orca chromosome X, mOrcOrc1.1, whole genome shotgun sequence genome:
- the PDZD11 gene encoding PDZ domain-containing protein 11 isoform X3 produces MDSRIPYDDYPVVFLPAYENPPAWIPPHERVYHPDYNNELTQFLPRIITLKKPPGAQLGFNIRGGKASQLGIFISKVIPDSDAHRAGLQEGDQVLAVNDVDFQDIEHSKAVEILKTAREISMRVRFFPYNYHRQKERTVH; encoded by the exons ATGGACAGCCGGATTCCTTATGATGACTACCCGGTGGTTTTCCTGCCTGCCTATGAGAATCCCCCAGCATGGATTCCTCCTCATGAG AGGGTATACCACCCAGACTACAACAATGAGTTGACCCAGTTTCTGCCCCGTATCATCACACTGAAGAAGCCCCCTGGAGCTCAG TTGGGATTTAACATCCGAGGAGGAAAGGCCTCCCAGCTAGGCATCTTCATCTCCAAG GTGATTCCGGACTCTGATGCACATCGAGCAGGACTTCAGGAAGGGGACCAAGTCCTAGCTGTGAATGATGTGGATTTCCAAGATATTGAGCACAGCAAG GCTGTTGAGATCCTGAAGACAGCTCGAGAAATCAGCATGCGTGTCCGCTTCTTTCCCTATA ATTATCACCGCCAGAAAGAGAGGACTGTGCACTAG
- the PDZD11 gene encoding PDZ domain-containing protein 11 isoform X1: MRDGYLEGVWWALLEMDSRIPYDDYPVVFLPAYENPPAWIPPHERVYHPDYNNELTQFLPRIITLKKPPGAQLGFNIRGGKASQLGIFISKVIPDSDAHRAGLQEGDQVLAVNDVDFQDIEHSKAVEILKTAREISMRVRFFPYNYHRQKERTVH, from the exons ATGCGGGACGGGTATCTGGAAGGTGTCTGGTG GGCCTTGCTGGAGATGGACAGCCGGATTCCTTATGATGACTACCCGGTGGTTTTCCTGCCTGCCTATGAGAATCCCCCAGCATGGATTCCTCCTCATGAG AGGGTATACCACCCAGACTACAACAATGAGTTGACCCAGTTTCTGCCCCGTATCATCACACTGAAGAAGCCCCCTGGAGCTCAG TTGGGATTTAACATCCGAGGAGGAAAGGCCTCCCAGCTAGGCATCTTCATCTCCAAG GTGATTCCGGACTCTGATGCACATCGAGCAGGACTTCAGGAAGGGGACCAAGTCCTAGCTGTGAATGATGTGGATTTCCAAGATATTGAGCACAGCAAG GCTGTTGAGATCCTGAAGACAGCTCGAGAAATCAGCATGCGTGTCCGCTTCTTTCCCTATA ATTATCACCGCCAGAAAGAGAGGACTGTGCACTAG
- the PDZD11 gene encoding PDZ domain-containing protein 11 isoform X2 encodes MRDGALLEMDSRIPYDDYPVVFLPAYENPPAWIPPHERVYHPDYNNELTQFLPRIITLKKPPGAQLGFNIRGGKASQLGIFISKVIPDSDAHRAGLQEGDQVLAVNDVDFQDIEHSKAVEILKTAREISMRVRFFPYNYHRQKERTVH; translated from the exons ATGCGGGACGG GGCCTTGCTGGAGATGGACAGCCGGATTCCTTATGATGACTACCCGGTGGTTTTCCTGCCTGCCTATGAGAATCCCCCAGCATGGATTCCTCCTCATGAG AGGGTATACCACCCAGACTACAACAATGAGTTGACCCAGTTTCTGCCCCGTATCATCACACTGAAGAAGCCCCCTGGAGCTCAG TTGGGATTTAACATCCGAGGAGGAAAGGCCTCCCAGCTAGGCATCTTCATCTCCAAG GTGATTCCGGACTCTGATGCACATCGAGCAGGACTTCAGGAAGGGGACCAAGTCCTAGCTGTGAATGATGTGGATTTCCAAGATATTGAGCACAGCAAG GCTGTTGAGATCCTGAAGACAGCTCGAGAAATCAGCATGCGTGTCCGCTTCTTTCCCTATA ATTATCACCGCCAGAAAGAGAGGACTGTGCACTAG